ATGTTGGGAGAAGATACCGGTGGTGGAAATTACACTCATCCAAATGATGGCGGAAGAACATAAAGTAACGACATCTATGGTGATCCCGGTGATTCAGAACGAGGTGTCGGTTCAACCAAATTTTTAATCAATAAGAATATCACAATACCTTGGAACAAACAATATTTTTTATATTAATTATAAAAATGTAAAGTGCGGGATTTGAACCCCGTTGTCACAAATTCTTTATCTTGTCAATTAGATCGAGTGAATTAGATCCAACGTCAGTTGTGATATAAAGCAAGTGACTCTCGTCAAAGGGCATGGTTATACGCTTAATCTTTTCGTACTCTGCTAGAACATACTTTCCTTTACCTATCTTTGAAGCCAACTTGCTTCTAGTTTTCCATGCGTTAATGGCTAATTGCAAGGATTCCTGACTCTCTTCTTTTGATAATAAATTTGTAGTTCCAGGATTATGCTCCGAGTACAGAATCTTTTCATCTTTTGTATCAAATATTGTTACAAACCTTATTGCAGAATCCAAGCCCAATATTGCTTTTCCTAGTTCATTGTATTCCAATATTACAGCTTTGTATCATACTTTTTTATAAACATTCTCTAAATAACATATATTTTTAATTAATAGCGACTAAAATAAGCATTATTTGGTCATTTCATATAAATAACTATAAAAATAACAATGTGACCGAAAATACATTACTAATACGGTTCTTATTTAGATTCCGCTGCAACTATTTGAACCTAATAATAAAGTAAGATGTCAACACCAAAATCACTTGATTAAGGAAATCGTAATAAACTTTACAGTTGCAAAAGTGAGACGTTGAGATACCATACTTGGTTTAGATTCTATTGATTTCATCAACCCTGTAGTTTTGTCAAAATAGCCGCGACTTGAAAACCTGCTAATAGGGCGATTCCTTTAATAATTCCTCCTTCCTTAAACGCCACTGGAATCATAGAATCGGCTAGCATAACAAGTACTGCTCCCGCTGCGAAAGCGATCGATATTGAGATAATAGGTGGGCTAGCATATGATAAAATAGTTTACCCCAGAGTTGTTGATAGTACCAATGCTATGGACCAAGTAACTAGTATTCGTTTTTTACCTATGCCACTAGATTTCATTCCATAAGTTGAAGCCAATCCTTCAGGAAGGTTTGAAACAAAAATTGCAACAAGAAAAGCAATATTTAAGACGCCTCCAGTTGCAAGTGTAAGCCCAAGTGCTGCATTTTCTGGTATACCATCCATTAGAGCACCTATGAATAAGGAACGACCAGAGTCTGATGACGTAGTATTCCTTTTTCTTTATAATTTGATCCTTTCTTCAGGTTATTACTACTAGCTTTGGCAGCCGATTTTTTCTTGAGGAAATAATTTGCAATACTAAAAGATATTCCTCCGAGAATGAAACCAGTTACAGTAGCGGGGAGAGTGTGGGTGACCTGAAAAGCCTCTACTAAAATTGAAAAAGTCAAGGTTGTAATTAGTACTCCGCTTCCAAAAGCCATTATTGTTGTAATGACTTGACGGGACAAATTGACATACAATGCAATGAGGCAACCAATAAGTAAAGGACTGCTTGCAATAAAACCCCAAATCAAAGAATCAAATATGCCATTCATAAAGCATCTTAATCTAGGCATTTAAAATATTTTTGATTACTCGAATGTAGTATAAATAACCCTATAAGTTCCATTAGAAGAATATAATATTCAGCTAGTTTATGTCCTATTCCATGTTGCAGATTGGAAAAATGTTTTAATCTTCCTACAATATGTAATGGTTACTATCTGATAAAGCTTTCTGGAAATATTAAATGCGCTTGATACACTTTCTTTCAAATCTATAATTATCTGTGTTGTAGAATCATTTTACTATCGTCATACCAGTGAACAAAGTGATTATCTTGGTTTTAGGGTTTATTCCATACGCTCATTAAGTATTTCTTGATTATATAGTGCTGCTGTTTTAGTGATCCATGGGCCCATACATATTAGGAGCCGACCAATCGCTTACCGCAATAGGGACAAAAAACTAAAGGCGCGCTAGCAATGTTGCCTTCAAACATAAGATAGTAAACTCCTTTATGATCTCCTGAAAACTTAAAAATCTCTGTGTCATGTCTAATGCATTCACTTTCATATTCTTCTTTGAATTTCTCACAACAAAACTCTCTAGTCATTCTTCTTTGCTCACTCCACAGAATGGACAAAACTTTAGGAGTATATAAACAAAATTACAAATTTCTTTCTTAATAATGCAGTAGATAATTAATCAGAAAAACGATGCAATCATTCTAAAAACAAAGGGTGGAAGGTGTGGGATTTGAACCAGCTACAAAGTTGAAAGGAATGATTTATTGTAGTTTATATTTTGACCGAACATTTTGAAACGGAGATACAGGATCACTCAATACAGTGATTAAATTTTCATCATCATGTCTACAATAAAAGTAATCAGGATTTAAGTCACCAAGTAAAATCACCCAATTACCTGACAAGGTTTTGATTCACATTGCTTGGGTATCATAGACATATACAAGACTCATCTCATAGGCAAATGAAATCGTCATTGAAATTTAGGTCGGTATCGAATTTCTTTGTTTTTTCTTAATTTTAAGAGTTTTCTTTCTCATACAATTATTCTGTACAAATAATTATGTTGAAATTGTTAATTGATTGCAATACTCTGGTAAATTAGCAGTTTAAGGAAAGGTTATATCAAATAGGGGATACTTTTGTAAATTGAAATTAATCCAAGCTTTTCCCGGCATGCCAAATAAAGTCACAGAGGTGGAAGTTAATAGTTTTCTTGAAAGTAAACTCAACTTACAGTTAGCTACAATAGACGAAGAAGGATACCCAATCATTCAACCAATCTGGTTTCTATATGACAAAGAATCGAACAAGATTTATGAGGCTACTCAAAAAATAACCAAGAAGGCTCAGAATATTTATAGAAATCCGGATAAAATTTACTTCTCAATTGATGATGGGAATCTCCCCTATAAAGGAGTAAAAGGAAGAGTGGCAGCGAGAATATCTGAAGACATAGATTGGAACATACCAATTGTAGAGAAATTAAATATTAAATATTTAGGTACAACAGACCACCCTCTTGCCAATATGATTCTAGAAAATACAAGAAAAGGAATACAGATTGTAATTGAAATTACACCCAAGTTTTTCTCGGCTTGGGATTTTGGAAAATCTATGTAGGATTTAATTCTATCTCATGCACTAAAAAATAATACAAAACGCAGTCCCATAAAGGAACATAAGTTCATAGACAGGATCGCAGGTCTAGGAAAGGGACAAAGAACTAAATTCATGAGCACCAAATATGATATTTCAAAATTTATTGATAATAGCAAGGCTCAATATCACATTCTTTCGGCATTAACAGTGCTTGAAACTGCATAGGCCGTTCATTCTCCTGATAGAACCCATCTGATACCATTAAAGATCGTTTTGATTATAACCCCACCCACTCTATTGGCGATGTTTCATTTTCTAATATCGAACCTTATTACTCAATGCATTTCCTTTTCATAGACCCTAAATACAATACGTTATTGCTACTAGTTTATATATATTGTATTTTATTCACAAAGTAATGAATAAAGTAAACATAGTATTATCTGCAGTTGCGCTACTTGGTGTAATTGCTTTGGGTATTCAACTTTCGGAAACAGTATTGGCACAACCACAGGAACAATCCACTCCCTTTGTAGTGCAAGATACAAAGCAGTCTGTGCAAGATCCTCTACCAGGTCATGAATCACATCAAGTTGTGATTGCAGCTCCACTAAGAGATGACGGAAAGATTTATTCAGGTATAGTTTCATTTACCGCAAGCCAACCCGTTGAGGCAGTAATTCTACATAAATACAATTTGATATCAAATTCATCCGTAGTTGCAGAACCATTGAATACGTCAGTTGATGATGGCAAATTTGCGGCATCAGTAATGAAACAATTTACAGAATCCTCATTTAATGCAGGATCATTTGTATTTGCTGGTAACGCTTTAGCATTCCACAATCTAGCGGGAAATCCCTTTATCGTGACCTACACAGTAGATGGAGATGTTAGTTCCCTAACTCAATAAAGATAGCGCCTATGTCAAATACATCGTAAAAAATACAAAGTGTGGGATTTGAACCCGCCATCCAAGTATAATTTGCCTGGCCTTTTATCAGTACCACTTGAAATAGAAATGAAATTCCCCTTTGCGAGTAATTCTTTTTGTTTTAAGTTTGAACATAAGATGATATTATGGAATCATCAGAAAATGATAAAAATGATAAAAATTATGTGGAATTTGTCTTTTATCGAGTCCCCAAGAAAAATCATGAATCCTTGTTACAAGTTACAAACCGATTGATCGAGTTTATTAAGAAAGAGGAAGTAGTCTACGACTGTTTTAGCATAATAGGTGCTGAAAATATACCGGGATTCATTAACATTACCAAAGTCATCACCATCAATCCTGACGAGGAAGAGATATGGATAAATCAGGTAACATATAAAGATCGGGAGCACCGCACTCTAGTTGTAGAAAAAATTTCAAAAGATAAAGAATGTCAAGATATTTATGAAGAGTTTATTAGGTTACTAACTCCTGGTACTGGATTTATCAGTGGTGAATTTAGAAATCTAGTAGAGGTTAATAATCAGTGCCAAGATACTTACACCTGTAAAATTCATAACTTTGAATAAACCTATCATTGTTTGGGCTCAACCAGTATGGTTTTTTAGTAATTTTTTCAATTTAACATGATACCTTGTATTTTTTAACCTGTTTTAAATATAATTATTCTCCAGGAAAATAATGACAATCACTCGATTCTAAATTTGATGTTAGGCAAACAGATATTGTTTAAATTCCTATAGGAACAGGAAATGCGGGATTTGAATATGTCAATTTGTTATTTCTTACTCTGATGAATTTCATTCATGACGTACTGTATATAATCGACTATTTCAGTTTCAGTCATTGAGGGTTCAACTTCAGATGCTTCTTCCATTTCATTCTCAAGATTCTTAGCAACAGTCAATACTCGAGATTCTAATTCCTTATTTCTGTGAGCAGTGCCAATACTACCAAGGAAATTGGCTTGTTCAGTTACAGAATTCTTGATAGACCTAAGAAGTACAAGATCTTGAGAAACAATTTGAGCTGCCGAACACAGTCCTGAATAAATAAGATAGCACGATAAGCCGATAAGCGAAACTGAAATTAAGCCAAATGGAGGGTATGCGGACTGTGCAGCGGTGGCTGACCCTGTTATATAGAAAAGAAGAAAACCATACGCAGTCAAGATTAACTGAGTTCTAATAACAGAATTTGACTTTAAAGTCCTTGCTACATACAAAAAGGAAATACCAAACATAATACCGGATATAATTCCTCCAAACGAAACGATTAGTATATTTAGTAACGCATTTTCATCATTGACTGGATCAAAATATCCCAATACAAAAAGGGGAAAGGATATATTATAATATATTAGAGGTATTATCATTATACACCAAAACCTTAGCCTTCCAATTCTTCGCAAATTCTGATAGAGTAGTTTTACGCCACCTATCCATGTTAAGATATAGGCTGTTAAACTAGACATCTGATAAGCCACATTAATTTGATCACTAACGGATAAATTACCAAATTCAGGAAAATAAGCAACATAATCTGAAGGTATAATCCGGTCTTGTTGGGTAAGCATATCAATTTGATTAAATAAACCAAATACTCCGTTGACAACATATGCTATCATAGCCATGGCAAATATCATTATCATTATATTTTGGTTAAAATTCCGGTACCATAAAATAAAGGCCCTTGCTAATAATCCTAAAATACCAATCCAAATACCATAACTGATTATGTAATCAGACATTGCCCTGTAAATACAAGGTAATAGATGAGTTTGAAATGAGCGTACTTTCCAACAGTTAAACTATTGATATGTTTGACATTATTTATTAGATAGTAAGAAGAAAAAATAGAAAATACTGTCAAACTAACAAATAATGTTAGTCCTGTAGGAGAAGACAAGTATTCTGGAATGAAATCTGCTATAATACCTAGTTGAGAATCTACAAGAACGGAGACTACCATGATCACGATGATAATTGGAACGTAGCTGTTTTTGGATTTTAGAGAAGACGATAGCCTATCAAACCAATTTCCAATTTTCATGAATCAAATTCTTAAATAATGAAGTTGAATTTAAAGAATTGTTAGGAATCCAATTTCATATGATCATGATATGCTACGAGTACTTTTATGTGTAAATTAAGATATGATCACTGTAGTGATGAAACTACTAAATATGTCAACCTAAAGGTTAGTGAAAACGATGTCAAATTAAAATTAGAAGTTAAAATCACCAAAAAAACATTGATTTTTTGAATTCGTTGGACTGTTATGAAAAAAGACATCTAGAATGGATAGAAACAATATTGGAAATTTTTTAATGTTTGATTTCTTAAAATAACACAAGAATCAAAACTCGATGATTAACTCATTTCCAACTGAATTCGTACGTATGGTGAGTAATAAAGTTCCGAATTATTCGTAGTCATTTAGAAGATACTGAAAAGTAATTTGGTAGACATACGACATTAGTGTAAGCAAGATTGAGAATTTTTTGTTATTACTCGTCATCATAGAATAATTTTATGAATATATTCTATTTGTATAATATTTTTATATAAGGTGGATCATTTACAAATAAATTGAAAATTAGAGTAAATATGTTTGCCATAATATTGGCCACTGCTTCACTGGCTTTGGCTCCATCGCTACTGAACACAGAAAGCGCAAATGCTGCGTATTATTGTTCAGATGAAAAAGGAAAGTCAAAAGCATGGATAGAAGGATGTAAACAAGGCTGGTATGATCATAACCATTGTTTGGCATACAACCCAGGGACTGGCGAAGTAGCCAAGGGATATAAAGTCGGTTGGTCAAAGGGCAGTTGTTAACAACTCATTTTTTTTATAGTTGATATTTAAATTAGATTTTGCCAAATAATAAGATAGTGTTATAATATAGTAGTAACAACGCTCCAATTTTATGGTCGCACAATAGAGATATAGGAATATATAAAGATTCATTCTTAAAATTAAAGATATAACATGCTATTTTGCCATAATATTCGTAGAAAGAATACCTACATTTTCTACCAATGACAATATCATAGTATGATTTGTTCAAGTCTTTTTATTTCTAAATTCTGTTCTATTATTGTAGCCATTAGCGTTGAAAGTAGTTGTTCTGTATCGCTTTCGGACTTTGTTAGTACGACCTGGTACCGCTTGTAATAAACCTTTGATACCATTCCAAATAACACCTCTTTAACCTTTGATGATGGCAACCTAGCCACAAGAACATCAAGATTGTTTTTTATTCTGTAATATGGTTCATCTTTTATCAAATGAGTATTATCAGAAGCATTAATGTAACGATACATGAAAATTACTAAAGTTAAAATTATTCAAGTTGATAAGTTTTTATCCATAATATTTAAAGCCTTCGAATTTCCAATTAACCCCAACAAGAAGTTTAGATCATTTCGATGGATATCACACACCCACCCATTGGGTGAATAAACATATTGAGGGTCAAAGGAATCCATATAACACAAATCATGTTATGTAATAAAATCCATGAAAACCGTGATATCCATAAAGTCTAAAGATGGAATTATTTTAGCAAGTGACAGCCAAGGCACTTTATCAAAAGTCAAAACCACTATAAAAAAAGTTTCCAAAATAAACAAGCTTCCCTGGCTATTGTGGACAAGTGAAGACTTAAGATGGTCCACAACTGAGGGAACCAGACCCGATCTCGTCACACAATTATTACAAAAATACTTTCATCGTGTGATGCTTTTAACTCCAAAAAGCAAAATTGCAGCAAAGTCTTTTTTTGAGATTATGCATATGATAAGATCCCCTTTAATTGTTTTTCACCCATTAACTTTATTTCATGTTTTACTTGAAATCCTAAAGAGGACCAATCAACAAAGCAAATGATGATGCTGGATCAAGACACATCCTTTTGAAACGAAATACGACCCATTCCGTTTATCTTTGTACTCCTTGTATAAAATAAGAAGATAGAAAGATATTATCGCCGCCCTTAAGGCTGCGCACAACGGCAGTTAGTAAAAAGCTACTAAAAGTGGAACGCTCTGTCTCTAAGTAGTCAAACTCTGTGTATGGATTCTTCTTTTATCATTCTATATTTTTTATGCCTATGAAAAGTCTTTCATAGGCATTTACAAATGGTTTACTTCCAATCAGCCAACAGTGTTATTGCAAGTTATTGGTTTTTATTTACAATATATAACAATATTTATAAACATGAATAACGAATATAGTACATGGTTAAAGGCAATAAGGTTTTATCAAACAACAAGAAAGCGTTAATGCTACACCAAGAAGAATGGTATAGGATTAATTTACGTTCATTAGTTGCTGTGTTGTTTGCCACATCTTTCTGTATAGTTAATGGCATACACTTTTTACCTATCTATGGTCATCCAAATCCTTTATCCTATGAACCTAAACCGAATCAAATGATTGATTCGAT
This Candidatus Nitrosocosmicus oleophilus DNA region includes the following protein-coding sequences:
- a CDS encoding DUF1428 family protein → MESSENDKNDKNYVEFVFYRVPKKNHESLLQVTNRLIEFIKKEEVVYDCFSIIGAENIPGFINITKVITINPDEEEIWINQVTYKDREHRTLVVEKISKDKECQDIYEEFIRLLTPGTGFISGEFRNLVEVNNQCQDTYTCKIHNFE
- a CDS encoding pyridoxamine 5'-phosphate oxidase family protein encodes the protein MKLIQAFPGMPNKVTEVEVNSFLESKLNLQLATIDEEGYPIIQPIWFLYDKESNKIYEATQKITKKAQNIYRNPDKIYFSIDDGNLPYKGVKGRVAARISEDIDWNIPIVEKLNIKYLGTTDHPLANMILENTRKGIQIVIEITPKFFSAWDFGKSM